The Sulfitobacter sp. SK011 genome contains the following window.
CCCGGTTGATGTCCACATCCGGTCCAGCCTGATCGGCCAGCACCAACGCATAGAGCGTCAGATGCCACGAATGTTCGGCGGAATTTTCATAGCGCGACGTGTCGCAAAGCGTTGTACCGCGAACGATGGACTTGAGCTTGTCTGCCTCGTTCAGAAAGGCAATCTGCTGCTCAAGCCGTGCGGTCATTCCGGTTTGGGCTTTTTGGCTTCGTGATCCAACAGTGTCTTTTTCAAAAACGCACGGCCCTGCAATTCCGCCATTCGGGTGCGGATCGCTGTCAGAAATGCTTCTTCAAGGGTTTGCGACGACGCCCCCAGCACCTCGCCGACCTTCATGAACAAACGATCGTCGCCAATCTTGGTCTGCACAGACAGGCAATCCTCGGCCAGCTTATTGGCCATTTCGGTGACAGCGGGGTCTGACATCAGCGCGAGGTCTCTGTCAGGCGCCGCCTCACATAATCGGTGGTGGAGGTGATCAGTGTGTCCATATGCGGCTCTTCAAAGAAATGGCCGGCACCTTCGACTTCCTGATGGGTAATCGTGATGCCTTTTTGCTCGTGCAGTTTGTTAACAAGGTTCACCGTGTCCGCAGGCGGTGCCACGCGGTCAGCGGTGCCATTGATCACCAGACCAGAGGCCGGGCAGGGGGCGAGGAAGCTGAAATCATACATATTCGCGGGTGGTGCGACGGAAATAAATCCGGTGATTTCCGGACGGCGCATCAAAAGCTGCATCCCGATCCATGCACCAAAGCTGAAACCCGCCACCCAGCAGTGTTTCGAATTGTTGTTCATGGATTGCAGATAATCGAGCGCGCTGGCCGCATCTGAAAGCTCACCAATGCCCTGATCATATTCACCTTGACTGCGACCAACACCACGGAAGTTGAACCGCAACACAGTGAAGCCCATGTTATAAAAGGCATAATGCAGGTTATAGACAACCTTGTGGTTCATCGTTCCGCCAAACTGCGGATGCGGATGCAACACGATGGCAATCGGGGCATCGCGTTCTTTTTGTGGATGATAGCGGCCTTCGAGGCGGCCTTCGGGTCCGGGAAAAATTACCTCGGGCATATGCGTCCCTGTTTGGGGGCTCTTATGGTACTGCCGAATAGTTGACTAATTCGCTAAGGCACCTTAGAACGGTTCTAATCTTGTGTCCGCACAGTTTGCGGGGCTTGACCAAGCACTTAGGCATTTCGCGCGCCCGCGTCAATCAACGCAGGCGCAAATGGGGGTAACGAGCGATGAAGCTGTCAACCAAAGGCCGTTATGCCATGGTCGCACTGGCCGATATCGCCTTGCAGCCGGGCGATGCGCTGGTGTCTTTGGGCGACATTGCAGAGCGGCAGTCGATTTCATTACCCTATCTTGAACAGCTTTTTGTTAAATTGCGGCGCGCCGATCTTGTGACATCGGTGCGCGGGCCGGGTGGCGGGTACCGGTTGGGGCGTCCGGCCTCGGATATCCGTGTCGTTGATGTGCTGGCGGCGGTGGATGAGACATTGGATGCGATGCACAAAGGGGCAGGTGCCTCTGGCGGATCATCGGGCAGCCGCGCCCAATCCATGACCAACCGTCTCTGGGAGGGGCTGAGCGCGCATGTCTATGTGTTTTTGCACCAGACCCGGCTGTCAGATGTGATCTCGAACGGGCTTGTGCCATGTCCCGCTGTGCCAAATCTATTTGCGGTGGTGGATGAATGAACCGGGTATATCTCGATCACAACGCCACCACGCCATTGCGGGCCGAGGCACGCCGCGCGATGGGTGCGGCAATGGATGTGGTGGGCAATCCGTCATCGGTGCATGCCGAAGGACGCGCGGCAAAAGCGCTGATTGAAAAGGCGCGCGCCCAAGTGGCGGCGGCATTGGGGGCCGACGGGGCAGACATCGTTTTCACATCCGGTGCGACCGAAGCAGCAGGTTTGGCATTGTCGGGTCGCAGGTTGCACTGTGCCGCGATTGAACATGATGCAGTCCGTGCGTGGACGGTTGAGGATCTGGCTGTAAACGCGCAAGGACGGGTCGATGTTGACGATCCCGCAACTGCGACCTTGCAATGGGCCAACTCAGAAACCGGCGTCCTGCAAGACCTGCCAACTGGTTTGGCGGTCAGTGACATGACCCAGGGGTTTGGCAAGCTGGCGGTTGATTTTATGGGCTCCGGCGTGCGCATGGCGCTGGTGTCTGCCCATAAGCTTGGGGGGCCCAAAGGCAACGGCGCATTGGTCTTGCGACGCGGTCAGGACGTGCCTGTGCAGATCAAAGGCGGCGGACAGGAAATGGGCCGCCGCTCTGGCACCGAAAACGTAATCGGGATCGCAGGTTTTGGTGCAGCAGCCGAGGCCGCAGCGCGTGACGTGGTGTCTGGCCGCTGGCAAGAGGTTGCTGTTTTGCGCGATTTGTTGGAAGAGGCCCTTGAGGCTTCGACAAAGGCGACTATTTTTGTAGGGAAAGATGCGGACCGTTTGCCCAACACTTCCTGCATCCTGACGCCGGGGTGGAAAGGCGAAACGCAGGTGATGCAAATGGATTTGTCTGGCTTTGCCATTTCGGCGGGGTCAGCGTGCTCATCGGGCAAGGTGCGCGCCAGCGCGGTCTTGCGCGCGATGGGATATGATGAAACGGAGGCAGCAAGCGCGATCCGCGTGTCTTTGGGCCTCGATACGAAACGCGATGATGTGCTGCGGTTTGCCGATACATGGACCGCAAAGTTAAAGAAACACGAGCAGCGGGCCGCGTAATTGCGACTGGCGGGATAGGGGAACGAGACCTTGGATACTGTGATCACAGACCAGCACGATGACGTCAAAGAAGGCGTGGATCAGGACACCGTA
Protein-coding sequences here:
- a CDS encoding alpha/beta hydrolase; the protein is MPEVIFPGPEGRLEGRYHPQKERDAPIAIVLHPHPQFGGTMNHKVVYNLHYAFYNMGFTVLRFNFRGVGRSQGEYDQGIGELSDAASALDYLQSMNNNSKHCWVAGFSFGAWIGMQLLMRRPEITGFISVAPPANMYDFSFLAPCPASGLVINGTADRVAPPADTVNLVNKLHEQKGITITHQEVEGAGHFFEEPHMDTLITSTTDYVRRRLTETSR
- a CDS encoding Rrf2 family transcriptional regulator, which encodes MKLSTKGRYAMVALADIALQPGDALVSLGDIAERQSISLPYLEQLFVKLRRADLVTSVRGPGGGYRLGRPASDIRVVDVLAAVDETLDAMHKGAGASGGSSGSRAQSMTNRLWEGLSAHVYVFLHQTRLSDVISNGLVPCPAVPNLFAVVDE
- a CDS encoding cysteine desulfurase family protein; the protein is MNRVYLDHNATTPLRAEARRAMGAAMDVVGNPSSVHAEGRAAKALIEKARAQVAAALGADGADIVFTSGATEAAGLALSGRRLHCAAIEHDAVRAWTVEDLAVNAQGRVDVDDPATATLQWANSETGVLQDLPTGLAVSDMTQGFGKLAVDFMGSGVRMALVSAHKLGGPKGNGALVLRRGQDVPVQIKGGGQEMGRRSGTENVIGIAGFGAAAEAAARDVVSGRWQEVAVLRDLLEEALEASTKATIFVGKDADRLPNTSCILTPGWKGETQVMQMDLSGFAISAGSACSSGKVRASAVLRAMGYDETEAASAIRVSLGLDTKRDDVLRFADTWTAKLKKHEQRAA